DNA sequence from the Halorussus limi genome:
ACGCTGGCTATCGTACTCGCGAAAATCGCGGTACTCACGTACTCGGGGCCGGTCAGTCCGCCTTCGCCGCCCGAGTCGTATTCGATGGACAGAATTAGCGGCGTGACTGCGGCGGGCATCCCGCACTCCAGCACGAACACCCGTGCGACCGCCGGGTTCGCCCCGAGACCGAGCAGGAGGGCGACTCCGACACCGACCAGCGGCGCGACGAAGAGCTTCAACCCGTTCGAGACGCCGACGCGCGAGATGGCCGCGCCGTGCTTCGTGTTCGCCAACTGGATGCCGAGCATCAGCAGCATCACCGGGATGGAGGCGTCGCCGACGAGTCGCAGGGTCTCCATCGCCGCGGTGTCGCCGGCGGGCACGACGCCGAGCCATCGCGCGAGCCACGCCGCGGCGACGGCGTAGACCAGCGGCAGGCGAAACACTTCGGCCGCGGCCGAGCGGAGGTCGGTTTCCTCGCCGCGCGAGGCCAGATAGACGCCGACGGTGTACATCAGCAGCGACTGGCCCGCGATGTAGAGGACCGCGGTCGAGCGCCCGACCGCGCCGAACGCGAACGCCGACAGCGGGATGCCGTAGTTGCCCGCGTTGGGGAACGACGACGAGAGGACGAGCGCGCCCAGCACGGGTTCGGACTCGCCGAGCAGGCGGCCGACGATCTCCGCGAGGAGGACCATCGCCACGGTGAACAGCGCGACTCCGAAGATGAGTTTCGCGGCCAGTTCGCCCGAGATGTCGGAGGTGGCGAGGCTGTGGAAGATGAGCGCGGGCGTCAGAACGTAGATGGTGACGGTCCCCAGCGGGTCCACGTCGATGTCACGGGCCTTCCCGAGCAGGAAGCCGACCGCAGCGACCGACAGGACCGGAAGGATAGCCGTCCCGAGCGCAGAGACGAGTGACACGTCTGAGAGGGTGGCGGTTCGTCGTTACAAAGGTGTCGAACCCGGTCAACCGTGCGGTCGGGCCGGAACCGGAGGGCCCGAGCGAATCGCCTCACTCCTCGCCCGGCGGGGTGAGGTCGCGCTGGAACTCGTCGAAGACCTCCAACTCGTCGGGAATCTCGTACTCGATGCGGCGGCCCTCCTTGTCGGTCTCCGCGTCCGAGTCCACCGGTTCGGCCGCGTCCTCCCATCCGGGCTTGATTTTCACGCTCTTGGCGGGTTGGCCCACCGCGATGTGGTGGTCAGGTACGTCGCGCTGGACGACCGACTTCGCGCCGACGATGGCGTTCTCGCCGACGCGGACCCCCGCCCGGATCATCGAGTCGTAGGTGACCCGCGCGTCGTCGGCGATGACGGTCCGGTAGTTCTTCACCTCGGTCTGGTCCACCACGTCGTGGTCGTGGGTGTAGACGTGGGCCGAGTCGGAGATGGAGACGCGGTCGCCGACGGTCAACTCGCCGCGGTCGTCCAGATGCACGTCGTCGTGGACGACGACGTTGTCCCCCATCGTGATGTTGTGGCCGTAGGTGAACGTGATGCCTTTGAAGAACCGACAGTTGTCGCCGCACTCGGCGAAGAGGTGGTCGGCGAGCATCGCGCGGAACCGGAGCGCGAACTCCACGTTGTCGGCCATCGGCGTGGCGTCGAACTGCCGCCAGAGCCACTGGAGGTGCTTGGACCGCTTGAACTTCTCCTCGTCTTTCTCGGCGTAGTACTCGCTTTCGAGCGTCGCGTTACACGGGTCGTAGCTCTGGAGGCGCACCGTTTCGGCCGGCGAGACGGTTTCGCCGTTCTGCCATCGGTCGTAGGCGTCCCGGTCGCCGTGGAGGTCCACCAGCACCTCCTCGACCACCTCGCACGTCCGCTCGGACCCATCCGGTCCGGCGTTCGAGAGTCGCTGGTCTACCTCCGCGACGAATTCTTCGAGCGAGTCCTCCATCTCGTCGGGGAGGGTCACGTGGCGTTTAGTCATACAGGGTCCTCCGTGGTCACTTACGTCTACTTGTCATCCTGTCTTGATGGGGGTTTTGGTTGCGGCGCAGAGTGCAGAAACCGCCTCGCGTCGGGCGCGGAACGACCGATGGGTCCGACGCGAGCGAGAAATGCGACGACGCGGCGCTCTCAGGCGAGGAAGACGTGCCGCGGCCGGTCGGCCAGCACGTCCCGGCCCCAGTCGACGGTGTCCGAGAAGGCGTCGCTCCGGAAGAACGACATGGCGTCGTCCTTGGACTCCCACTGACTGGCGATGAACATGTCGTTCTCGTCCTCGCGGTTGGCCAGCAGGTCGGTTTCGAGGTGGCCGTCCATGTCCGCCAGCAGGCCGCCTACCGTCTCGAACTTCTCGACGAAGTCCTCGCGATGTTCGGGCTTTACGGTGTAGAACATTCCCATCGTTCCGAATCCGCTCTCCTCACCGGCACGGGCCACGATGCCCGGTAGGTCCGCGAGGAACCCGCCCGCGGTGTCGGCCGCGCTCTGGGTCTCCCAGATGCTCACGACCGCCGACCGGTCCCGGCCGCTGGCCTCGTAGACGGCGGTCTTGACGTGGGTGTCGTAGTGGTCGAAGTTGCCCCGGAGGCCGTCCACCTCCTCGAACAGTTCGTCGGGGTCGGCCTCCGAGTAGAGGACCATCGCGTACACGTCCTCGCCGTGTGGCTGACCCGCGTAGATGTCGAGGTCTTCGAGTTCGCCCCGGATGCTCCCGGCGTCGTCGTCCG
Encoded proteins:
- a CDS encoding AEC family transporter — translated: MSLVSALGTAILPVLSVAAVGFLLGKARDIDVDPLGTVTIYVLTPALIFHSLATSDISGELAAKLIFGVALFTVAMVLLAEIVGRLLGESEPVLGALVLSSSFPNAGNYGIPLSAFAFGAVGRSTAVLYIAGQSLLMYTVGVYLASRGEETDLRSAAAEVFRLPLVYAVAAAWLARWLGVVPAGDTAAMETLRLVGDASIPVMLLMLGIQLANTKHGAAISRVGVSNGLKLFVAPLVGVGVALLLGLGANPAVARVFVLECGMPAAVTPLILSIEYDSGGEGGLTGPEYVSTAIFASTIASVVTLTGLIALLQSGMLI
- a CDS encoding acyltransferase translates to MTKRHVTLPDEMEDSLEEFVAEVDQRLSNAGPDGSERTCEVVEEVLVDLHGDRDAYDRWQNGETVSPAETVRLQSYDPCNATLESEYYAEKDEEKFKRSKHLQWLWRQFDATPMADNVEFALRFRAMLADHLFAECGDNCRFFKGITFTYGHNITMGDNVVVHDDVHLDDRGELTVGDRVSISDSAHVYTHDHDVVDQTEVKNYRTVIADDARVTYDSMIRAGVRVGENAIVGAKSVVQRDVPDHHIAVGQPAKSVKIKPGWEDAAEPVDSDAETDKEGRRIEYEIPDELEVFDEFQRDLTPPGEE